One Alkalibaculum bacchi DNA segment encodes these proteins:
- the epsC gene encoding serine O-acetyltransferase EpsC, with the protein MDRKLRVQTINNLVDNLLVSYKEEERIQPHGACPMPNRDTIIKIAKQMRKLIFPGYFDGYACSKDILQYHTGELLVYVHESLTEQIIYALSLDENRHNKSEKLICKREEMIDKATELSFKILSKLPTIREYLSTDVQGALDGDPAASSLEEIVFSYPGIFSITMHRIAHEMYLLNIPLIPRILSEYSHSITGIDINPGAQIGKYFFIDHGTGVVIGETTIIGNNVKIYQGVTLGALSTRGGQKLKGSKRHPTIEDGVTIYSGASVLGGDTVIGEGATIGSNAFITDSVPKGTKVSVKNPELILKNREHRELKQDYSEV; encoded by the coding sequence ATGGACCGCAAATTAAGAGTGCAGACGATTAATAATTTAGTTGATAATTTACTAGTTAGCTATAAAGAGGAAGAGCGCATACAACCTCATGGAGCTTGTCCAATGCCAAATAGGGACACGATTATTAAGATTGCAAAGCAAATGAGAAAGTTGATTTTTCCTGGATATTTTGATGGGTATGCATGCAGTAAAGATATTTTACAATATCATACAGGAGAACTCCTGGTCTATGTTCATGAATCCTTAACAGAGCAGATTATTTATGCTCTTAGCTTAGATGAAAATCGGCACAATAAAAGTGAAAAATTAATCTGTAAAAGAGAAGAGATGATAGATAAAGCTACAGAGTTAAGCTTTAAAATATTATCAAAACTGCCTACTATAAGAGAATATTTATCTACAGATGTTCAGGGCGCATTAGACGGAGATCCAGCAGCTTCTAGTCTAGAAGAAATTGTATTCTCCTATCCAGGGATTTTTTCTATTACAATGCACCGAATAGCTCATGAGATGTATCTATTAAATATTCCATTAATACCAAGAATACTCAGTGAATATTCTCATTCTATAACAGGTATAGATATTAATCCAGGAGCTCAAATAGGCAAGTACTTTTTTATTGACCATGGTACTGGAGTAGTAATAGGAGAAACGACGATAATAGGAAATAATGTGAAAATTTATCAAGGGGTTACATTAGGAGCCTTATCTACTAGGGGTGGTCAAAAACTAAAAGGAAGTAAGCGCCATCCAACTATTGAAGACGGAGTAACCATCTATTCAGGAGCTTCTGTACTAGGAGGAGATACTGTAATAGGGGAGGGAGCTACTATAGGGAGTAATGCCTTTATTACGGATTCTGTACCAAAAGGCACAAAAGTAAGCGTAAAAAACCCTGAGCTTATTTTAAAAAATCGAGAGCATAGGGAATTAAAGCAGGATTATTCGGAAGTATAA
- a CDS encoding mechanosensitive ion channel family protein, with product MINYIASWFDHLETSEGLVLNISIILLLLFMGLFCIIGMKLTNRLVIFSFTKFKGLNKLKWNEAFLKRKVYDRLSHIVPVIIIYAFAPLFPQYLTIILQNIATIYFIVVVVSVISCLLNVVDDIYNTFEYSKYRPIKGFLQVIKIIVYVIAGLQIIAALMGKDPLLLLSGIGAFSAVLMLVFQDSILGLVASIQLSANDMMRIGDWVEMPSYNVDGEVLEISLNIVKIENFDRTVNTVPTYAFMTNSFKNWRGMTEAGGRRIKRSIYIDISSIKFCTKEMLEAFKKIHYLTDYIETKQEEIRTYNEAHNVDYDDVANGRHLTNIGVFRIYIHQYLKYHPKIHKGMTQIVRQLSPVEFGLPIEIYAFTREIVWDQYEGIQSDIFDHILAIIPKFGLRIYQRPSWYDFRNEESQHEKYDRNFIKGTIIGGESAISEEDLKD from the coding sequence ATGATTAATTACATAGCGAGCTGGTTTGACCATTTAGAGACTTCTGAGGGATTGGTTCTAAATATATCTATTATTTTGTTATTGTTATTTATGGGTTTATTTTGCATTATAGGGATGAAATTAACAAATAGACTTGTCATTTTTTCTTTTACTAAGTTTAAAGGATTGAATAAGCTAAAATGGAATGAAGCCTTTTTAAAGCGAAAAGTCTATGACAGATTGTCTCATATTGTACCTGTTATCATTATTTATGCATTTGCTCCTTTATTTCCACAGTATTTAACGATTATACTGCAAAATATTGCTACGATTTACTTTATTGTAGTAGTAGTATCTGTAATCAGTTGTTTGCTCAATGTAGTAGATGATATTTACAATACTTTTGAATATTCTAAATATAGGCCAATAAAGGGTTTTTTACAGGTGATAAAAATCATTGTGTATGTTATAGCTGGCTTACAAATTATAGCCGCCCTTATGGGAAAGGATCCACTACTACTTTTAAGTGGTATTGGTGCATTTTCAGCAGTACTAATGTTAGTCTTTCAAGATTCTATATTAGGGTTAGTAGCTAGTATTCAACTGTCTGCAAATGATATGATGCGAATAGGAGATTGGGTTGAAATGCCTAGTTACAATGTGGATGGTGAAGTTCTAGAAATTTCTTTGAATATAGTAAAGATTGAAAATTTTGACCGAACTGTAAATACTGTTCCAACTTATGCTTTTATGACGAATTCCTTTAAAAATTGGCGAGGTATGACAGAAGCTGGTGGAAGAAGGATAAAAAGATCTATTTACATAGATATATCAAGCATAAAGTTTTGTACCAAGGAAATGCTAGAAGCGTTTAAAAAGATTCATTATTTAACAGATTATATTGAAACAAAACAAGAGGAAATTAGAACTTATAATGAGGCCCATAATGTAGACTATGACGATGTGGCAAATGGAAGGCATTTGACGAATATAGGCGTGTTTCGGATATACATTCACCAATATTTAAAATACCATCCTAAAATCCATAAGGGAATGACTCAAATTGTAAGACAATTATCACCAGTGGAATTTGGTCTACCTATAGAAATTTATGCATTTACAAGAGAGATTGTATGGGATCAATACGAAGGAATACAGTCCGATATATTTGATCATATATTAGCAATCATACCAAAATTCGGACTAAGAATCTATCAACGACCCTCTTGGTATGATTTTAGAAATGAAGAAAGTCAGCATGAAAAATATGATAGAAATTTCATCAAAGGAACTATAATTGGTGGTGAAAGTGCTATTTCGGAAGAAGACCTAAAGGACTAG
- a CDS encoding AI-2E family transporter gives MNNFLRNVMKDTSSGIKGYIKAQLKLIGITFLILFIGLDMIDIAHPFLVSLGISILDMIPVLGIGIVLVPWSIISFVMGNTDLATKIAILFVIAVIVRQVLEPIIVGKHIGIRPLYTFVATLLGSIALGPIGIILGPAIAILIISIQNNRRSSTK, from the coding sequence ATGAACAATTTTCTACGAAATGTGATGAAGGACACGAGTAGTGGCATTAAGGGGTATATAAAGGCGCAACTTAAATTAATTGGAATTACTTTTCTTATTCTCTTTATAGGTTTAGATATGATTGATATAGCTCATCCCTTTCTTGTTTCACTAGGTATTTCTATACTGGATATGATTCCTGTTTTAGGAATAGGTATTGTTCTGGTACCTTGGTCTATTATTAGTTTTGTTATGGGGAATACGGATTTGGCAACGAAAATAGCTATTTTATTTGTAATAGCAGTCATTGTTCGTCAAGTTTTAGAGCCAATAATTGTAGGAAAGCATATCGGAATCAGACCTCTATATACTTTTGTAGCTACTTTATTAGGCTCTATTGCCCTAGGTCCTATTGGTATTATATTAGGTCCAGCAATTGCTATCCTTATTATTTCAATACAAAATAATAGAAGAAGTTCCACAAAATGA
- a CDS encoding peptide chain release factor 3, which yields MSEKKFSFQEEVRRRRTFAIISHPDAGKTTLTEKLLLYGGAIRLAGSVKSRRSQNHAVSDWMEIEKQRGISVTSSVLQFEYDDYCINILDTPGHQDFSEDTYRTLMAADSAVMVIDSAKGIESQTKKLFHVCKMRGIPIFTFINKLDRDGKDPFELVEELEKILGIRSYPMNWPIGSGRNFKGVYDRQKQQVEVFGGGNHGQSLAQAVKGNVEDDSFKELLGDELQEKLIEDIELLDIAGFEFDLEQVSQGNLTPVYFGSALTNFGVEPFLEGFLNFTSPPSSRNSNQGHINPESENFTGFIFKIQANMNPTHRDRIAFLRICSGKFEKGMQVNHVQENKKVRLAQPQQFLAQDRVIVDTAYPGDIIGIHDPGIFRIGDTLCEDNSKIQYEGIPLFAPEHFSKVYTKNALKRKQFVKGITQLAEEGSIQVYKRPNIGVEELIVGVVGVLQFDVLEYRLKNEYGVDLIMERTPYRYIRWIKGDQFDPDCFNLTMDTMIVEDVDENPVLLFANEWSIATVQDRNKDIELAEISYRK from the coding sequence ATGTCTGAAAAAAAATTTAGTTTTCAAGAGGAGGTTCGCAGAAGAAGAACTTTTGCTATTATTTCTCATCCAGATGCGGGTAAAACTACTCTTACAGAAAAACTATTACTATATGGCGGTGCTATTCGACTAGCAGGCTCTGTTAAATCTAGAAGATCTCAAAATCATGCTGTCTCTGATTGGATGGAGATCGAAAAGCAGAGAGGAATTTCTGTTACCTCTTCTGTATTACAATTTGAATACGATGATTACTGCATAAATATCCTTGATACTCCTGGTCATCAAGATTTTAGTGAAGATACCTATCGAACCCTTATGGCGGCCGATTCTGCAGTTATGGTTATAGACTCTGCTAAAGGTATTGAAAGCCAGACAAAGAAACTATTCCATGTCTGCAAAATGAGAGGCATTCCTATATTTACATTTATAAATAAATTAGACCGTGATGGAAAAGATCCCTTTGAATTGGTGGAAGAACTTGAGAAAATTCTTGGTATTCGCTCTTACCCTATGAACTGGCCTATAGGAAGCGGAAGAAACTTTAAAGGAGTATACGATAGACAAAAACAGCAAGTTGAAGTTTTCGGTGGAGGAAATCATGGACAATCCCTAGCACAAGCTGTAAAGGGTAATGTAGAAGATGATAGCTTTAAAGAACTTTTAGGAGATGAATTACAGGAAAAACTCATTGAGGATATTGAATTATTAGATATTGCAGGTTTTGAATTTGATTTAGAACAAGTATCACAGGGAAACCTTACTCCAGTGTACTTTGGAAGTGCCTTAACGAATTTTGGTGTAGAACCTTTTTTAGAGGGGTTTTTAAACTTTACGTCCCCTCCTAGTTCAAGAAATAGCAATCAAGGTCATATTAACCCAGAGTCTGAAAATTTTACAGGATTTATCTTTAAAATCCAAGCTAATATGAATCCAACTCATAGAGATCGTATTGCATTTTTGAGAATCTGTTCTGGCAAATTTGAAAAAGGTATGCAAGTAAATCACGTTCAGGAAAATAAGAAGGTAAGACTAGCTCAACCACAGCAATTTTTAGCTCAGGACCGAGTCATAGTAGATACTGCTTACCCTGGAGATATCATAGGTATTCACGATCCTGGAATCTTTAGAATTGGCGATACCTTATGTGAAGACAATTCAAAAATCCAGTACGAAGGCATACCCTTATTTGCTCCAGAACACTTTAGCAAAGTATACACAAAAAACGCCTTAAAGAGAAAACAGTTTGTAAAAGGCATTACTCAATTGGCAGAAGAAGGGTCCATTCAAGTGTATAAGAGACCTAATATTGGCGTAGAGGAATTAATCGTAGGCGTAGTTGGCGTTTTACAATTTGATGTTTTAGAATATCGATTAAAAAATGAATATGGTGTTGATCTCATCATGGAAAGAACACCTTATCGCTATATCCGCTGGATTAAAGGAGATCAATTTGACCCAGATTGTTTCAATCTAACCATGGATACCATGATTGTAGAAGACGTAGACGAAAACCCAGTACTTTTATTTGCTAACGAATGGTCTATTGCTACAGTACAAGATAGAAATAAGGATATAGAATTGGCGGAGATATCTTATAGGAAATAA
- a CDS encoding ABC transporter ATP-binding protein translates to MLELKDIHKVYSAGTINESCLFQGFNLRIEKGEFVSVVGSNGSGKTSMLNIICGSIDIDQGQIFVGDKDITDIKEHFRYNKIGRVYQNPAMGTCPTMTILENMSLADNKGKSFNLRMGTNKSRIEYYKESLSQLGLGLEDRLNTQVGTLSGGQRQAMALLMSTMTPIDFLVLDEHTAALDPKTAEKIMELTDKIVHEKHLTTIMVTHNLRYAVKYGNRLLMMHQGEAILDKKNAEKSKLKVDDLLGLFSQISVELGN, encoded by the coding sequence GTGCTAGAGCTTAAAGATATCCATAAAGTGTACAGTGCAGGCACAATCAATGAGTCCTGCTTATTTCAAGGTTTCAATCTACGTATTGAGAAAGGGGAGTTTGTTTCTGTAGTAGGAAGCAATGGAAGTGGAAAGACCTCTATGCTCAATATCATCTGTGGAAGCATTGATATCGATCAAGGACAAATCTTTGTAGGAGATAAAGACATAACCGATATTAAGGAACATTTCCGTTATAATAAAATTGGAAGAGTCTATCAAAACCCAGCTATGGGAACTTGCCCAACAATGACCATATTAGAAAATATGTCCTTAGCAGATAATAAGGGTAAGTCCTTTAATCTTAGAATGGGAACGAACAAAAGCCGCATCGAATACTACAAGGAAAGCCTTAGTCAATTAGGGCTAGGCTTGGAGGATCGCTTAAATACACAAGTGGGTACTCTCTCAGGGGGCCAAAGGCAAGCTATGGCTTTGCTTATGTCCACTATGACACCTATCGATTTCTTAGTCTTAGATGAGCATACTGCAGCCCTGGACCCTAAAACAGCAGAAAAAATTATGGAGCTAACAGATAAAATCGTCCACGAAAAACATTTAACTACCATTATGGTCACTCATAATCTAAGATACGCAGTAAAATACGGAAATAGGTTGCTTATGATGCATCAAGGAGAGGCGATTCTAGATAAGAAAAATGCAGAAAAATCAAAGCTAAAAGTAGATGATTTGTTAGGATTGTTTTCACAGATAAGTGTGGAACTAGGGAATTGA
- a CDS encoding citrate/2-methylcitrate synthase yields the protein MIKRLAQLASESSYVDPALYAKYDVKRGLRDINGRGVLTGLTEIGDVQSYTIQNGQTIPKPGQLFYRGIDVEDLTKGFLKERRHGFEESIYLLLFGHLPSIEELTEFNTMLSSLRTLPKSFVRDMILKASSKDVMNMISRSVLALYSYDENPDDISVENVLRQCLELIARFPLLAVYSYHAYSHYFDSRSLFIHNPKPEYSTAENILHMLRPDSGFTETEAALLDLALVLHAEHGGGNNSTFTTHVVTSSGTDTYSAMSAALGSLKGPRHGGASIKVVQMFKDIKANLRNWSDEGEIRDYLKKLLHGDAFDHSGLIYGMGHAVYSVSDPRAEILRDQCKKLATEKGLEHEFDLFYKVENIAKEVIVEERKIYKGVSVNIDFYSGFVYRMLNIPMQLLTPIFAISRISGWSAHRIEEIVNKGKIIRPAYKSIAKEMEYVPIDER from the coding sequence ATGATTAAAAGATTAGCCCAATTAGCATCTGAGAGTAGTTATGTAGATCCAGCGTTATACGCTAAATACGACGTTAAACGCGGATTGAGAGATATTAACGGACGAGGAGTACTTACAGGACTTACGGAAATTGGAGATGTTCAATCGTATACAATACAGAATGGCCAGACGATTCCTAAGCCTGGTCAACTTTTTTATAGGGGTATTGATGTAGAGGATTTAACAAAAGGCTTTTTAAAAGAAAGACGACATGGATTTGAAGAATCCATATACCTTTTGCTTTTTGGTCATTTACCCAGTATAGAGGAATTGACAGAGTTTAATACAATGCTTTCAAGTTTGAGAACTTTGCCAAAGAGCTTTGTAAGAGATATGATTTTAAAGGCATCTAGTAAAGACGTTATGAATATGATTTCAAGGAGTGTTTTAGCACTCTACAGTTATGATGAAAATCCTGATGATATTAGCGTGGAAAATGTATTAAGGCAATGTCTTGAGTTAATAGCCCGTTTTCCCCTATTAGCTGTCTATAGTTATCACGCGTATTCTCATTACTTTGACAGCCGAAGCTTATTTATTCATAATCCTAAACCAGAATACAGCACAGCTGAAAATATTCTTCACATGCTTAGACCAGATAGTGGATTTACTGAAACAGAAGCAGCCCTATTAGATTTAGCACTGGTTTTACATGCAGAGCATGGAGGTGGAAATAACTCCACATTTACGACTCACGTTGTCACTTCTAGTGGAACAGATACATATTCAGCTATGTCTGCTGCATTAGGCTCACTAAAGGGACCTCGACATGGTGGTGCTAGTATTAAGGTTGTTCAAATGTTTAAGGATATAAAAGCGAATCTAAGGAATTGGTCAGATGAAGGTGAAATAAGAGATTATTTAAAGAAACTTCTTCACGGTGATGCTTTTGATCATTCAGGATTAATATACGGTATGGGTCATGCAGTGTATTCTGTATCAGATCCTAGAGCGGAAATACTAAGAGATCAATGTAAAAAATTAGCTACTGAAAAAGGACTAGAGCACGAGTTTGACTTATTTTATAAGGTGGAGAATATTGCTAAAGAAGTCATAGTAGAAGAGAGAAAGATTTATAAAGGCGTTAGCGTAAATATTGACTTCTACTCTGGATTTGTCTATAGAATGTTGAATATACCAATGCAATTATTAACTCCTATATTTGCCATATCTCGAATATCAGGATGGAGTGCTCACCGAATTGAAGAAATCGTCAACAAAGGCAAAATTATCCGACCAGCTTATAAGAGTATAGCAAAAGAGATGGAGTACGTGCCGATAGATGAAAGATAA
- a CDS encoding ABC transporter permease, translating to MILLGILEQGMIYAIMALGLYITYKILDFPDLTVDGSFPLGAAVTVMLMTNVDSGMINAITLGHNPYIIMFLSCLAGGIAGLVTGIIHVKFKVRDLLSGVITMTALYSINLHIAGKANVPIFNMETIFSNRGLDSLYPDFLDNLKVLIIISIVTIGSKILLDLYLKTKSGYLLRAVGDNTTLVVSLAKDSGSVKILGLVIANALVALSGSVMAQQQGFFEVSMGTGAMVIGLASVIIGTSLFKRVSFVKPTSAAIIGSIVYKASISLAMDMSLSMILAIVVAVVCIVYMKKELPLKVILTIISTVSVYLVVKLFIPYEMSASDMKLITSVLFMIILITGHEKKRRAKGARA from the coding sequence ATGATTCTACTAGGTATTCTCGAACAGGGTATGATTTATGCGATTATGGCTCTAGGCTTATATATTACATATAAAATATTAGATTTTCCAGATTTAACAGTAGACGGCAGTTTTCCACTAGGAGCTGCTGTTACTGTTATGTTAATGACAAATGTAGATAGTGGTATGATTAACGCCATCACATTAGGGCACAATCCTTATATTATTATGTTTTTATCTTGTTTAGCAGGTGGTATTGCAGGGCTTGTAACGGGTATTATACATGTAAAGTTTAAGGTTCGGGATTTACTTTCAGGTGTTATAACAATGACGGCGTTATACTCTATTAATTTACATATTGCAGGCAAGGCAAATGTACCAATTTTTAATATGGAAACCATCTTTTCTAATAGAGGATTAGATTCTTTATATCCTGACTTTTTAGACAATCTTAAAGTATTGATTATCATTTCCATTGTAACGATTGGATCGAAGATTTTGTTGGATTTATATTTAAAGACAAAATCAGGATATTTATTAAGAGCAGTTGGAGATAATACGACTTTAGTAGTGTCTCTTGCAAAGGATAGCGGCAGCGTTAAAATCTTAGGACTGGTTATAGCAAATGCTCTCGTTGCATTAAGTGGTAGTGTAATGGCACAACAACAAGGTTTTTTTGAAGTATCTATGGGAACAGGAGCCATGGTCATCGGTCTTGCATCTGTAATTATTGGAACCAGTTTGTTTAAAAGAGTTTCTTTTGTCAAGCCAACTAGTGCAGCCATAATTGGTTCTATAGTATATAAAGCTAGTATCTCTTTAGCTATGGATATGAGTTTATCTATGATTTTAGCAATTGTAGTAGCAGTGGTATGTATTGTGTACATGAAAAAAGAATTGCCATTAAAAGTGATTTTAACAATTATATCAACTGTAAGCGTCTATCTGGTAGTAAAATTATTCATACCATATGAAATGAGCGCAAGCGACATGAAGCTAATTACATCTGTTTTATTTATGATTATATTGATCACAGGTCATGAGAAGAAGAGGAGGGCTAAAGGTGCTAGAGCTTAA
- a CDS encoding uroporphyrinogen decarboxylase family protein, giving the protein MVSSRELVQSILRHERGARVPKGELVLDDKVIAKSLDTLSIGFDERYEFAKSLGLDMIVLSPTYPKNSLSVDCSSLDINKWVNRDLFSFVILDGAFELGLRVFGFPEYLSMVMSGDEELEEFILEVEKINKETIAKLSDQGINGIIVADDIAFQDGLIVRPSIFRELFLPTLERQVKEIESRKMTPFFHSDGYYMSVMDDIVEAGFKGIHCIDRNCKMNVKDLASYSKKICLWGHLDINDINASDDENAIKSMVSEIKDATDFKGFILGTNSGLFPGMDVDGLKRIYDKVDEFVL; this is encoded by the coding sequence GTGGTAAGTTCACGTGAATTAGTACAGAGCATTTTGAGACATGAGAGGGGAGCAAGGGTGCCAAAGGGAGAATTGGTACTGGATGATAAGGTAATTGCAAAATCATTAGACACTTTATCTATTGGCTTTGATGAAAGATACGAGTTTGCAAAAAGCTTAGGACTAGATATGATCGTGCTTTCACCTACCTATCCTAAGAATAGCCTGTCTGTTGACTGTAGCTCCTTAGATATAAATAAATGGGTCAATAGGGATTTGTTTTCCTTTGTTATATTAGATGGAGCTTTTGAATTAGGTTTGAGAGTTTTTGGTTTTCCAGAGTATCTATCTATGGTTATGAGTGGAGACGAAGAGCTAGAGGAATTCATTCTAGAAGTTGAAAAGATTAATAAAGAGACCATCGCAAAGTTGTCAGATCAAGGCATCAATGGCATCATTGTAGCGGATGATATCGCTTTTCAGGATGGATTAATTGTACGACCAAGTATATTTCGAGAGCTTTTTTTACCTACTTTAGAACGCCAAGTCAAAGAAATTGAAAGTAGGAAAATGACTCCCTTTTTCCATTCTGATGGGTACTATATGAGTGTTATGGATGATATCGTAGAAGCAGGCTTTAAAGGAATACACTGCATCGATCGAAACTGCAAAATGAATGTAAAAGATTTAGCAAGCTATAGTAAAAAGATCTGCTTATGGGGGCATTTGGATATAAATGACATTAATGCTTCAGATGACGAAAATGCTATAAAATCTATGGTAAGTGAAATCAAAGATGCCACAGACTTTAAAGGTTTTATACTAGGAACAAACAGTGGGTTATTTCCAGGTATGGATGTGGATGGATTAAAAAGAATATATGATAAGGTTGACGAGTTCGTTCTATGA
- a CDS encoding ABC transporter substrate-binding protein yields MKKTIALTLGLLLTTGLFTACSGDQQTSTNGDKQYTIGIAQFGEHASLDNCREGFLQGLAEEGFVEGENLTVEYENAQFDTAITNQIAQKFVSKDMDIIAAIATPIAQSTFNAAKKTDIPVVFTAVTDPDAAMLTEGNITGTSDKLPVEAQLKLIRAMMPEAKNIGILYTTSEVNSESTIAEYKEKASDYGFEIIDSGISVAADIPLAVDKLLPQVDALTNLTDNTVVGSLPVILEKANARSIPVFGSEIEQVKLGCIASEGIEYISLGKQTGKMAAAILKGEKTAINTPYETIEESSLYINSEVMERLGLTLPEDMMKRAEDTVASH; encoded by the coding sequence ATGAAAAAAACAATCGCACTTACTTTAGGCTTATTATTAACAACAGGGCTTTTTACAGCTTGTAGTGGAGATCAGCAAACAAGTACCAATGGAGATAAACAATACACTATAGGAATTGCTCAATTTGGGGAGCATGCTTCATTAGATAATTGTAGAGAAGGGTTTTTACAAGGGCTTGCAGAAGAGGGATTCGTAGAGGGGGAAAACCTAACTGTAGAATATGAAAATGCCCAATTTGATACAGCCATAACGAATCAAATTGCACAGAAATTTGTCAGCAAAGATATGGACATTATTGCAGCAATAGCCACTCCAATTGCCCAAAGCACATTTAATGCAGCAAAAAAAACAGATATCCCTGTAGTCTTTACAGCAGTTACCGACCCAGATGCAGCAATGCTTACAGAAGGAAATATTACTGGTACCAGCGATAAGCTTCCAGTAGAAGCTCAATTAAAGCTCATTCGAGCTATGATGCCAGAAGCAAAGAATATAGGCATACTTTATACGACTAGCGAAGTAAACTCAGAATCAACTATTGCAGAGTACAAAGAAAAAGCAAGTGATTATGGATTTGAAATTATCGATTCTGGTATTTCTGTAGCTGCAGATATTCCTTTAGCAGTAGATAAACTTCTTCCACAAGTAGATGCTTTGACTAATTTAACGGATAATACAGTAGTAGGCTCTCTACCAGTAATTTTAGAAAAGGCAAATGCTAGGAGTATCCCAGTCTTTGGAAGCGAAATTGAACAAGTAAAACTAGGATGTATTGCCTCTGAAGGAATCGAGTATATAAGTTTAGGAAAACAAACAGGAAAAATGGCAGCAGCTATATTAAAGGGTGAAAAAACAGCAATAAACACTCCATACGAAACCATTGAAGAAAGTAGCCTTTACATCAATAGTGAAGTTATGGAAAGATTAGGACTTACTTTACCAGAAGATATGATGAAAAGAGCAGAAGATACAGTCGCTAGTCACTAG